From Armatimonadota bacterium, one genomic window encodes:
- a CDS encoding DUF2118 domain-containing protein translates to MRRVAVFTTVWALLFGIPGWVRWTAAAPSPDPDLVRATIGGVVVETVSVGDRVTEGDPLVYVRTGTKPREVAARAPRDGEVVEVLVRPGQRIQIGDPVVRLAPR, encoded by the coding sequence ATGCGGCGCGTGGCGGTTTTCACGACGGTTTGGGCGTTGCTTTTCGGGATCCCGGGATGGGTTCGGTGGACCGCCGCGGCTCCCTCCCCGGATCCGGATCTCGTGCGAGCCACCATCGGCGGCGTGGTGGTGGAGACGGTTTCCGTGGGGGATCGGGTCACGGAGGGAGATCCCCTGGTGTACGTCCGCACCGGCACGAAACCCCGGGAGGTGGCGGCGCGCGCGCCCCGGGACGGGGAGGTGGTGGAGGTCCTGGTGCGTCCGGGGCAGCGGATCCAGATCGGTGACCCCGTGGTACGCCTGGCGCCGCGGTGA
- the wecB gene encoding UDP-N-acetylglucosamine 2-epimerase (non-hydrolyzing), whose amino-acid sequence MRRIPLLLVVGTRPDAVKMAPVVLELRADPAFEPILVATAQHREMLDQVLRLFHLTPDVDLNVMRPRQTLTEVTARTLVGLDACIRRVRPEMVLVQGDAAPSFCGALAAFYHRLPVAHVEAGLRTHDKYHPFPEEMYRRMTGALADLHFAPTPGALQNLLREGVEAHRVYVTGNTVIDALRWITARDPLPDPGLPVRPGARMILVTAHRRENWGEPLRRICVAVRVLVERFEDVEVVFPVHRNPVVREVVFRELGDLARVHLLDPPDYGPFVALERRAYLILTDSGGVQEEAPAFGTPVLVLRETTERPEGIEAGVAKLVGTDPDRIVEETNRLLRDPEAHARMANATNPYGDGRAAARIRQILRVHFGLSDRLPEPFDPAPPPVGEPATRKAR is encoded by the coding sequence ATGCGGCGGATTCCCCTCCTCCTGGTGGTGGGCACGCGGCCGGACGCGGTGAAGATGGCGCCCGTGGTCCTGGAGCTGCGGGCAGACCCCGCGTTCGAGCCCATCCTGGTGGCCACTGCCCAGCACCGGGAGATGCTGGACCAGGTCCTACGGCTCTTTCACCTCACCCCCGACGTGGACCTCAACGTGATGCGGCCCCGCCAGACCCTGACGGAGGTCACGGCCCGAACCCTGGTGGGCCTGGATGCGTGCATCCGTCGGGTGCGGCCGGAGATGGTGCTGGTGCAGGGGGATGCGGCACCCAGCTTCTGCGGCGCCCTCGCGGCCTTCTACCACCGGCTGCCCGTGGCCCACGTGGAGGCAGGTTTGCGCACCCACGATAAGTACCATCCCTTCCCCGAGGAGATGTACCGCCGCATGACCGGGGCGCTGGCGGACCTCCACTTCGCGCCCACACCCGGTGCCCTCCAGAATTTGCTCCGGGAGGGAGTGGAGGCCCACCGCGTCTACGTGACGGGCAACACCGTGATCGACGCCCTGCGGTGGATCACAGCACGGGATCCTCTCCCGGATCCTGGATTGCCCGTGCGCCCGGGTGCCCGAATGATCCTGGTCACCGCCCACCGCCGGGAGAACTGGGGGGAGCCCCTTCGCCGCATCTGCGTGGCGGTGCGCGTCCTCGTGGAGCGGTTCGAGGACGTGGAGGTGGTCTTCCCCGTGCATCGGAATCCCGTGGTCCGGGAAGTGGTGTTCCGGGAGCTTGGAGATCTGGCTCGGGTGCACCTCCTGGATCCTCCGGACTACGGGCCCTTCGTGGCGCTGGAGCGCCGGGCCTACCTCATCCTCACGGATTCGGGAGGGGTCCAGGAGGAAGCCCCCGCCTTCGGTACCCCGGTCCTCGTGCTCCGGGAGACCACGGAGCGGCCGGAGGGGATCGAGGCGGGAGTTGCGAAACTGGTGGGGACGGATCCGGACCGCATCGTGGAGGAAACCAACCGGCTGCTTCGGGATCCCGAGGCTCATGCCCGGATGGCGAACGCCACCAACCCCTATGGAGATGGCCGAGCTGCCGCGCGCATCCGTCAGATCCTGCGGGTACACTTCGGACTGTCGGACCGCCTCCCGGAGCCCTTTGATCCCGCCCCTCCGCCCGTGGGGGAACCCGCAACCCGGAAGGCTCGTTAA
- a CDS encoding undecaprenyl/decaprenyl-phosphate alpha-N-acetylglucosaminyl 1-phosphate transferase — protein sequence MFIPPYVVSAVVAWFVTYWTTPTARWIACRTGAVDYPGGRRINHRPLPRLGGVALFCGIFLAALLTLPIPGPIALVREPKYFVLAVPYGPVDGRLVGVLLGAVAITALGVVDDLRQLSGRTKFPLIYLAAALPVFFGVTTPFLTNPLTGKLVPLGVLGQLFTVAWIGSAAIAMNSIDGVDGLAAGIAAIVAATFFAAATALRGGLGILVLCAAVVGSCVGFLRYNFNPARVIMGDGGALLLGYLLGAISVVGMFKTLTLISLTVPLLAMGIPIFDTALAIVRRLRRGVPVFQPDREHLHHRLLDRGLSQRQTVFLLYGLSALLAVLALWIAGSVRPGVFLLLALGLGGSLWISAWRLGLLVRTPDRSSELQRT from the coding sequence ATGTTCATCCCGCCGTACGTGGTGAGCGCGGTGGTGGCCTGGTTCGTCACCTACTGGACTACCCCCACCGCCCGCTGGATCGCCTGCCGCACGGGGGCCGTGGATTATCCGGGCGGTAGACGCATCAACCATAGGCCGCTCCCCCGCCTGGGCGGGGTGGCCCTGTTCTGCGGGATCTTTCTCGCCGCGCTCCTCACGCTCCCCATCCCGGGCCCCATTGCCCTGGTGCGGGAGCCCAAGTACTTCGTACTGGCGGTCCCCTACGGGCCCGTGGACGGGCGGCTGGTGGGAGTGCTGCTGGGAGCCGTGGCCATCACCGCCCTCGGGGTGGTGGATGATCTCCGGCAGCTTTCCGGTCGCACCAAGTTCCCCCTCATCTATCTTGCAGCCGCCCTCCCTGTGTTCTTCGGCGTCACCACCCCCTTTCTCACCAACCCTCTCACCGGAAAGCTCGTACCGCTCGGGGTACTGGGCCAGCTGTTCACCGTGGCCTGGATCGGATCCGCAGCCATCGCCATGAACTCCATCGACGGGGTGGACGGGCTCGCGGCGGGGATCGCGGCCATCGTGGCGGCCACCTTCTTTGCCGCGGCCACGGCCCTGCGGGGTGGACTCGGGATCCTGGTGCTGTGTGCCGCGGTGGTGGGAAGCTGCGTGGGCTTCCTGCGCTACAACTTCAATCCCGCCCGGGTGATCATGGGCGACGGAGGGGCGCTGCTGCTGGGCTACCTCCTGGGTGCCATCTCTGTGGTGGGGATGTTCAAGACCCTTACCCTGATCAGCCTGACGGTACCGCTGTTGGCCATGGGGATCCCTATCTTCGACACTGCCTTGGCCATCGTGCGCCGGCTGCGCAGGGGGGTGCCGGTGTTCCAGCCGGATCGGGAACACCTCCACCATCGGCTGCTGGACCGGGGTCTCTCACAGCGCCAGACGGTGTTCCTGCTGTACGGGCTCTCGGCCCTTCTCGCCGTCCTCGCCCTGTGGATCGCGGGGAGCGTACGACCCGGGGTCTTCCTCCTCCTCGCCCTCGGGTTAGGCGGTAGCCTTTGGATCTCCGCCTGGCGGCTGGGACTCCTGGTCCGCACGCCGGACCGGAGTTCTGAGCTCCAGCGGACCTAG
- a CDS encoding ribose-phosphate pyrophosphokinase: MRQDPPKIFAGTANVALARRVAVYLDVPLAEMVVSRFPDGEVWVRIDESVRGQDCFLLQPTCPPVNENLVESLVILDALRRASARRITAVIPYFGYARQDRKLGPREPISAKLVANLLTRAGADHILCVDLHAGQVAGFFDIPLDHLTARNLFADYFLRKGLANVVVVSPDIGGLKRARDFARAIEAPVAVCDKRRDQPNQVSEIVHVIGKVYRRTAILVDDIVDTAGTLVAAAEALVRRGVSEVYACCTHPVLSDPAVERIQASPIRELVVTDSIPIPPHKRIGKIRVISIARLVAEAILSIHENTSISELLEEPQPAEVIL, from the coding sequence ATGAGACAGGATCCCCCCAAGATCTTCGCGGGTACCGCGAACGTGGCCCTGGCCCGGCGGGTGGCCGTGTACCTGGATGTGCCCCTCGCGGAGATGGTGGTCTCCCGCTTCCCGGACGGGGAGGTCTGGGTTCGGATCGACGAGAGCGTGCGGGGTCAGGATTGCTTCCTCCTCCAGCCTACCTGTCCTCCCGTGAACGAGAACCTGGTGGAATCCCTGGTGATCCTGGATGCCCTGCGCCGGGCCTCCGCCCGCCGGATCACCGCGGTGATCCCTTACTTCGGGTACGCCCGACAGGACCGGAAACTGGGTCCCCGGGAGCCCATCTCCGCGAAGCTGGTGGCGAATCTCCTCACCCGGGCGGGCGCGGACCACATCCTCTGTGTGGACCTCCATGCAGGGCAGGTGGCGGGCTTCTTCGACATCCCCCTCGATCACCTCACCGCCCGCAACCTCTTCGCGGACTACTTTCTCCGCAAGGGCCTAGCCAACGTGGTGGTGGTCTCCCCTGACATCGGAGGCCTCAAGCGGGCCCGGGACTTCGCCCGGGCCATCGAGGCGCCCGTGGCGGTCTGCGATAAACGCCGGGACCAGCCCAACCAGGTGAGCGAGATCGTGCACGTGATCGGGAAGGTGTACCGGCGCACCGCCATTCTTGTGGACGACATCGTGGACACCGCGGGCACCCTCGTGGCCGCCGCGGAGGCCCTGGTGCGCCGGGGTGTGTCGGAGGTTTACGCCTGCTGCACCCACCCTGTGCTCTCGGATCCCGCGGTGGAGCGCATCCAGGCGAGCCCCATCCGGGAGCTGGTGGTCACGGACTCCATCCCCATTCCGCCCCACAAGCGCATCGGGAAGATCCGGGTGATCTCCATCGCGCGGTTGGTGGCGGAAGCGATCCTGAGCATTCACGAGAACACCTCCATAAGCGAGCTGCTGGAGGAGCCGCAGCCCGCGGAGGTGATCCTGTAG
- the glmU gene encoding bifunctional UDP-N-acetylglucosamine diphosphorylase/glucosamine-1-phosphate N-acetyltransferase GlmU — protein sequence MRAAAVVLAAGQGKRMRSRLPKVLHPLCGRPMLLYVLEALRPVVQGPLVVVVGEEGTRVRTVLPDGVSVAVQDRPLGTGHAVACVLPYLESLEGPVIIAYGDTPLVRTATFQRLVERHIQEGNTATLVSARMLDPTGYGRVIRRPDGTLDRVVEEADATAEERAVSEVNTGLGCFEVGALREILPRLRAENAQGEYYLTDVFRLLREGGSRVGILQVREAEEVMGINTRKELAQAEAAMRRRVLEELMASGVTVVDPATTYVDPRARIGPDTVIHPFTVIEGETTVGRDCILGPGAHLISARVGDGVRVWWSVVEHSEIGEGSRVGPYAHLRPGCVLGRGVEVGNFAELKNARVGDRTKVHHVSYLGDALVGQGVNIGAGTVTCNLRYGVAGKQQTVIEDGAFIGSDTMLQAPVRVGAGAVTGAGTVVTRDLPPGAVAVGVPARVIRTVEPKSEG from the coding sequence ATGAGGGCGGCGGCGGTGGTTCTGGCAGCAGGACAGGGAAAGCGCATGCGTTCCCGCCTCCCCAAGGTCCTCCATCCCCTCTGCGGCCGGCCCATGCTTCTGTATGTCCTGGAAGCCCTCCGGCCCGTGGTGCAGGGCCCCCTCGTGGTGGTGGTTGGCGAGGAGGGAACACGCGTGCGGACAGTTCTTCCGGACGGGGTATCCGTAGCGGTCCAGGACCGGCCCCTCGGAACGGGGCACGCCGTGGCCTGCGTTCTCCCTTACCTGGAGAGCCTCGAGGGCCCCGTGATCATAGCCTACGGCGACACCCCACTCGTACGAACGGCCACCTTCCAGCGCCTGGTGGAGCGGCACATCCAGGAGGGGAACACCGCCACCCTGGTAAGCGCCCGGATGCTAGATCCCACGGGCTACGGCCGGGTGATCCGCCGGCCGGACGGTACCCTGGATCGGGTGGTAGAGGAGGCGGACGCCACCGCGGAGGAGCGGGCGGTTTCGGAGGTGAACACAGGGCTCGGGTGCTTCGAGGTGGGCGCCCTGCGGGAGATCCTTCCCCGCCTCCGTGCGGAGAACGCCCAGGGGGAGTATTATCTCACCGACGTCTTCCGGCTTCTCCGGGAGGGAGGGAGTCGGGTGGGAATTCTGCAGGTACGGGAGGCGGAGGAGGTCATGGGGATCAACACGAGGAAGGAGCTCGCGCAGGCGGAGGCGGCCATGCGTCGGCGGGTGCTGGAGGAACTGATGGCCTCCGGAGTCACCGTGGTGGATCCCGCCACCACCTACGTGGACCCCCGGGCCCGGATCGGCCCGGACACCGTGATCCACCCCTTCACCGTGATCGAGGGAGAGACCACGGTGGGCCGCGACTGCATCCTGGGGCCGGGTGCGCACCTCATCTCCGCCCGGGTGGGGGATGGGGTCCGGGTGTGGTGGTCCGTGGTGGAGCACAGCGAGATCGGGGAAGGATCCCGGGTGGGGCCGTACGCGCATCTGCGGCCAGGGTGCGTGCTGGGCCGGGGGGTGGAGGTGGGCAACTTCGCGGAGCTGAAGAACGCGCGGGTAGGAGACCGCACGAAGGTCCACCACGTCTCCTACCTGGGGGATGCCCTGGTGGGGCAGGGGGTGAACATCGGGGCAGGCACGGTGACCTGCAATCTGCGGTATGGTGTAGCTGGGAAGCAGCAGACGGTGATCGAGGACGGCGCCTTCATCGGCAGCGACACCATGCTCCAAGCTCCAGTGCGGGTGGGTGCGGGAGCAGTGACGGGAGCGGGGACGGTGGTAACCCGTGACCTCCCGCCGGGCGCGGTGGCGGTGGGTGTCCCCGCCCGGGTGATCCGCACCGTGGAACCGAAGTCGGAAGGATGA
- a CDS encoding calcium-translocating P-type ATPase, SERCA-type, whose translation MHPRGEEERPIWHTLPAEAVLALLHSTSAGLASAEAARRLAEYGPNALEPGRKVSPWEVLLGQFKNILILILLVATGLSAALGHVVEAIAITVIVLFAVLLGFVQEYRAERALETLREMAAPTAHVLRDGQEIGIPARELVPGDVVILRTGDRVPADLRLIEAINLQIDEAPLTGESVPVEKYTSPLPDPALPLADRHNMAYAGTTITYGRGRGVVVATGMATEFGQIARMLQTVETGRTPLQENLDRVGHTLARAALVVVALVAALGVVRGEPLIQMFVFGIALAVAVVPEALPAVVTISLAIGVQRMVRRNALIRRLPAVETLGSVSVICSDKTGTLTRNEMTVREIFVAGELWEVSGEGYEPRGRFLRNGHPYDPPEALTLLLRAATLASDAELVQVGGRWQVRGDPTEAALVVAAAKAGLQKQALDAAFPRLHEIPFTSERKRMTTLHRDSQGPVAYSKGAPEVLLASCHSVYTTDGVAPLSEEQREQILDVARRMAQRALRVLAVAFKPNPNPQDPEQDMILLGLVGMMDPPRPEAKAAVQTCEQAGIKPVMITGDHPITAQAIARELGILKDDCMITGPELDQLPDESLAAQADHIRVYSRVSPAHKLRVVTALQRNGHIVAMTGDGVNDAPALKKADIGVAMGITGTDVSKEAADMVLLDDNFASIVAAVEEGRAVFSNIKKYLMYLLSSNVGEILLMAAASLLGLPLPLTAVQILYVNLATDGLPALALSVDPPEPDLMRRPPRDPRASIFTRPVIVLLLVGGMWSALVNLTVFSWALGSGRGLSEAMTMTFVSLVLIQFFKAYNFRSDRHSVLHRPFANRWLNLAILWELLLLSAIVYLPFFHAPFGTFPLTLEDWAIVVVLAFTVSPVLEITKWILRRTAFAGTS comes from the coding sequence ATGCATCCCCGGGGCGAAGAGGAACGTCCCATCTGGCACACGCTCCCTGCCGAAGCCGTCCTTGCGCTACTTCACTCGACATCCGCCGGTCTGGCTTCTGCCGAAGCGGCGCGCCGCCTCGCGGAGTACGGACCCAACGCGCTGGAGCCCGGCCGTAAGGTCTCCCCGTGGGAAGTCCTGCTCGGCCAGTTCAAGAACATCCTCATCCTGATCCTGCTCGTTGCGACCGGGTTGTCTGCGGCCCTCGGTCATGTCGTTGAAGCCATTGCCATCACCGTCATTGTACTCTTCGCGGTCCTGCTCGGATTCGTCCAGGAATATCGAGCGGAACGGGCCCTCGAGACCCTGCGCGAGATGGCTGCTCCCACCGCCCACGTCCTTCGGGACGGACAAGAGATTGGAATCCCGGCACGTGAACTCGTCCCGGGTGATGTGGTGATCCTCCGAACCGGTGACAGGGTACCCGCTGACCTGCGCCTCATCGAGGCGATCAACCTCCAGATAGACGAAGCACCCCTGACGGGGGAATCCGTGCCGGTGGAGAAATACACGTCCCCTCTGCCCGACCCCGCGCTCCCATTGGCGGACCGCCACAACATGGCTTACGCGGGGACTACGATCACTTACGGTCGTGGGCGTGGGGTGGTGGTGGCCACGGGCATGGCCACGGAGTTCGGGCAGATCGCCCGGATGCTTCAGACCGTCGAAACCGGACGAACACCTCTCCAGGAGAACCTCGACAGGGTCGGCCATACCTTGGCGCGTGCCGCCCTCGTGGTCGTCGCCCTCGTCGCTGCGCTGGGTGTCGTCCGGGGAGAACCCCTGATCCAGATGTTCGTCTTCGGAATCGCCCTGGCCGTGGCGGTAGTCCCGGAGGCCCTGCCCGCTGTGGTAACTATCTCCCTGGCCATCGGAGTGCAGCGGATGGTCCGCCGGAACGCCCTCATCCGCCGCCTTCCCGCCGTGGAGACCCTCGGCAGCGTGTCCGTGATCTGCTCCGACAAGACCGGAACGCTCACCAGGAACGAGATGACGGTCCGTGAGATTTTCGTCGCGGGCGAGCTCTGGGAGGTCTCCGGAGAGGGGTATGAGCCGCGCGGCAGATTCCTTCGGAATGGACACCCCTACGATCCCCCCGAGGCCCTCACCCTCCTGCTGCGGGCTGCAACTCTGGCGTCCGATGCGGAACTCGTACAGGTGGGTGGTCGATGGCAGGTCCGGGGCGACCCCACCGAGGCAGCCTTGGTGGTCGCCGCGGCCAAGGCAGGACTCCAAAAGCAAGCCTTGGATGCTGCGTTCCCCCGTCTGCACGAGATCCCCTTTACCTCGGAACGGAAGCGGATGACCACGCTCCACCGGGATTCCCAGGGCCCCGTTGCCTACTCCAAAGGCGCCCCTGAGGTACTGCTGGCATCCTGTCACAGCGTATACACGACGGATGGCGTCGCTCCGCTGAGCGAAGAGCAACGCGAACAGATCCTGGATGTCGCGCGCCGAATGGCGCAGAGAGCCCTCCGAGTTCTGGCTGTGGCGTTCAAACCGAACCCCAACCCCCAGGACCCAGAACAGGATATGATTCTCCTCGGCCTCGTGGGGATGATGGACCCTCCGCGCCCGGAAGCCAAGGCAGCAGTCCAGACCTGCGAACAGGCCGGAATCAAGCCGGTCATGATCACCGGCGACCATCCCATCACTGCCCAGGCTATCGCCCGGGAGCTGGGAATCCTGAAGGACGACTGCATGATCACGGGGCCGGAATTGGATCAGCTCCCGGATGAGTCCCTCGCTGCTCAGGCTGACCACATCCGCGTGTATTCCCGGGTCTCCCCAGCCCACAAGCTTCGCGTGGTCACCGCGCTGCAGCGGAACGGCCACATCGTCGCCATGACCGGCGACGGAGTCAACGACGCTCCCGCCCTCAAGAAGGCGGACATCGGGGTCGCCATGGGCATCACGGGGACCGACGTGAGCAAGGAAGCTGCGGATATGGTCCTCCTGGACGACAACTTCGCATCTATCGTGGCAGCCGTGGAAGAGGGTCGAGCCGTCTTCTCGAACATCAAGAAATACCTCATGTACCTGCTCTCCTCCAACGTGGGCGAAATCCTCCTCATGGCCGCCGCTAGCCTTCTCGGGCTTCCCCTTCCCTTGACCGCGGTTCAGATTCTGTACGTGAACCTAGCCACCGACGGACTGCCGGCCCTTGCCCTCTCCGTAGATCCACCGGAACCTGACCTCATGCGCCGTCCACCCCGGGATCCACGGGCTTCCATCTTCACCCGTCCCGTCATCGTCCTCCTCCTGGTGGGGGGCATGTGGTCTGCCTTGGTCAACCTGACGGTGTTCTCCTGGGCCCTGGGATCCGGGCGCGGTCTATCGGAGGCCATGACCATGACCTTTGTCTCCCTGGTTCTCATCCAGTTCTTCAAGGCGTACAACTTCCGTTCCGACCGACACTCGGTCCTGCACCGGCCCTTCGCCAACCGGTGGCTCAACCTCGCCATCCTCTGGGAACTCCTGCTCCTCTCCGCTATCGTCTACCTTCCCTTCTTCCACGCACCCTTCGGTACCTTTCCGCTCACCCTGGAGGACTGGGCTATCGTCGTCGTGCTGGCCTTTACGGTCTCCCCTGTGTTGGAGATCACGAAGTGGATCCTACGGCGAACGGCATTCGCGGGGACATCCTGA
- a CDS encoding low molecular weight phosphotyrosine protein phosphatase, with the protein MRILFVCTANMARSPMAEAIFRALCTEAEIPCQVDSAGTMDYRVGQLPPPPTLAVLERHGLWTDHRARLVTREDLRVYDLVLAVDRANLEILRAMAPPGTEGKLRLLSAFGPPGTPEDIPDPRVTGDFEGTYRLIEACCRGLLEYLRRFPAGSVAES; encoded by the coding sequence GTGAGGATCCTATTCGTCTGCACCGCGAACATGGCTCGGTCTCCCATGGCGGAGGCCATCTTCCGGGCCCTTTGTACGGAGGCGGAGATCCCGTGCCAGGTGGACTCCGCGGGGACCATGGACTACCGGGTAGGACAGCTTCCCCCTCCTCCCACCCTGGCGGTCCTGGAGCGGCACGGACTGTGGACGGATCACCGGGCGCGCCTGGTCACACGGGAGGATCTCCGGGTGTACGACCTCGTGTTGGCAGTGGACCGTGCGAATCTGGAGATCCTGCGTGCCATGGCCCCACCGGGTACGGAGGGAAAGCTGCGACTGCTGTCGGCCTTTGGACCTCCCGGCACTCCGGAGGATATCCCGGATCCCCGCGTTACGGGGGACTTCGAGGGGACGTATCGCCTCATCGAGGCATGCTGCCGGGGGCTCCTGGAGTACCTGCGGCGGTTTCCCGCAGGCTCGGTGGCGGAGTCATAA
- a CDS encoding COX15/CtaA family protein: MYPSRARTFARYTAALVGLTYVLIVLGGVVRTTGAGDACPDWPLCHGRLIPPPEPRVLLEYAHRLVASMVGLLGVGAVVWTHRLSELRGLRPLAWAALGLVVVQGLVGGVVVLSGLEDWTVVVHLGLALLVLAVLLMLAFRASGIAVQSGGLRPYVLLVLGTLYLLILLGGYVGASAAGLACPDWPLCRGRLLPPPLPGVHVHFTHRVLALGGLVLLAGLVVRTRSLSPVVRRAAHLAAALYGLQILVGALNKWFLLHPAVVSAHLALAALIWGAVVTVFCLEGVRT, from the coding sequence ATGTACCCTTCGCGCGCGAGGACGTTCGCCCGGTACACGGCAGCCCTGGTGGGCCTCACGTACGTCCTCATCGTTCTGGGTGGCGTGGTGCGGACCACGGGTGCGGGAGATGCGTGTCCGGACTGGCCCCTCTGCCACGGACGACTGATTCCTCCGCCAGAGCCTCGGGTGCTCCTGGAGTACGCGCACCGGCTCGTGGCGAGTATGGTGGGTCTGCTGGGCGTGGGGGCCGTGGTCTGGACCCATCGCCTTTCGGAGCTACGCGGGCTGCGCCCGCTGGCGTGGGCGGCCCTGGGGCTTGTGGTGGTGCAGGGGCTCGTGGGAGGCGTGGTGGTCCTGAGCGGGCTAGAGGACTGGACCGTGGTGGTGCATCTGGGACTGGCACTTCTGGTCCTCGCGGTTCTGCTGATGCTCGCCTTCCGGGCCTCCGGGATTGCGGTGCAGAGCGGAGGACTCCGTCCGTACGTCCTCCTGGTGCTCGGGACGCTGTATCTTCTCATCCTCCTGGGCGGGTACGTGGGGGCGAGTGCCGCGGGACTCGCCTGCCCGGACTGGCCCTTGTGTCGTGGACGGCTCCTTCCCCCTCCGCTTCCCGGGGTGCACGTGCACTTCACCCACCGGGTACTGGCCCTCGGTGGCCTCGTGCTGTTGGCGGGACTCGTTGTGCGTACCCGATCCCTCAGCCCCGTGGTTCGGAGAGCCGCGCACCTCGCCGCCGCCCTGTACGGGCTCCAGATCCTGGTGGGTGCCCTTAACAAGTGGTTCCTGCTGCATCCCGCGGTAGTCTCCGCCCATCTGGCATTGGCGGCCCTCATCTGGGGTGCTGTGGTGACGGTATTCTGCCTGGAGGGAGTACGGACGTGA